From Streptosporangiales bacterium, one genomic window encodes:
- a CDS encoding cyclic nucleotide-binding domain-containing protein, with translation MTPEELRELFLFEDLTGEQLDWVVRNGDVVEFSADTVFAAEGEPARCLYVLLSGAVTVFRTVRSDTVELLRSDHRGAYTGATQFYFGDQIEQVYPASSRTLTESSFLALPAPEFAEVFREWYPMAVHLLQGTFLGSRNWFERIGQRERLAALGELSAGLMHELNNPAAAASRATDTLRERLAGMRHKLAMLADGRIDGEQLRRLTELQESIVSRIAKAPRLTALEASDREDELGDWFDDHGLDGGWDLAPVFVAGGIGVTDLDRVADATADTFLEPAIRWLAYTVETETLLNDIIDATERVSTLVGAAKQYSQLDRAPHQWIDVHDGLDSTIVMLSHKIGPGIEVVKDYDRTLPQVPAYPAELNQVWTNLIDNALAAMGEQGTLTVRTTTNGDQLLVEIGDTGPGVPDDLRQQVFQPFFTTKDVGEGTGLGLDVSRRIVVDRHGGDLWVESVPGDTRFRASLPLRASDAPAT, from the coding sequence ATGACACCCGAGGAGCTGCGCGAGCTCTTCCTCTTCGAGGACCTCACCGGCGAGCAGCTCGACTGGGTCGTCCGGAACGGCGACGTCGTGGAGTTCTCCGCCGACACCGTCTTCGCCGCGGAGGGCGAGCCGGCGCGGTGCCTGTATGTCCTGCTGTCCGGCGCGGTCACCGTGTTCCGCACGGTGCGCAGTGACACGGTCGAGCTGCTGCGCTCGGACCACCGGGGCGCGTACACCGGTGCCACCCAGTTCTACTTCGGTGACCAGATCGAGCAGGTCTACCCGGCGTCGTCGCGCACCCTGACGGAGAGCAGCTTCCTCGCGCTGCCCGCACCAGAGTTCGCCGAGGTGTTCCGCGAGTGGTACCCGATGGCCGTCCACCTGCTGCAGGGCACGTTCCTCGGCTCGCGCAACTGGTTCGAACGGATCGGCCAGCGCGAACGCCTCGCCGCGCTGGGCGAGCTGTCGGCCGGTCTGATGCACGAGCTGAACAACCCCGCGGCCGCGGCGTCGCGCGCCACCGACACGCTGCGCGAACGCCTCGCCGGGATGCGCCACAAGCTCGCGATGCTGGCCGACGGCCGCATCGACGGCGAGCAGCTGCGCCGGCTCACCGAGCTGCAGGAGTCGATCGTCTCGCGCATCGCCAAGGCCCCGCGGCTCACCGCGCTCGAGGCGTCCGACCGCGAGGACGAGCTGGGCGACTGGTTCGACGACCACGGCCTCGACGGCGGCTGGGACCTCGCGCCGGTGTTCGTCGCCGGCGGCATCGGCGTCACCGACCTCGACCGCGTGGCCGACGCGACCGCCGACACGTTCCTCGAGCCGGCGATCCGCTGGCTCGCGTACACCGTCGAGACCGAGACGCTGCTCAACGACATCATCGACGCGACCGAGCGGGTCTCCACGCTCGTCGGCGCGGCGAAGCAGTACTCCCAGCTCGACCGCGCGCCGCACCAGTGGATCGACGTGCACGACGGCCTGGACTCCACGATCGTCATGCTGAGCCACAAGATCGGGCCCGGCATCGAGGTGGTCAAGGACTACGACCGCACGCTGCCGCAGGTGCCCGCCTATCCCGCCGAGCTCAACCAGGTATGGACCAACCTCATCGACAACGCGCTCGCCGCGATGGGCGAGCAGGGCACGCTGACCGTCCGCACGACGACGAACGGCGACCAGCTGCTCGTCGAGATCGGCGACACCGGTCCGGGCGTGCCGGACGACCTGCGGCAGCAGGTCTTCCAGCCGTTCTTCACCACCAAGGACGTCGGCGAGGGCACCGGCCTCGGCCTCGACGTCTCCCGCCGCATCGTCGTCGACAGGCACGGCGGTGACCTCTGGGTGGAGTCCGTCCCCGGCGACACCCGGTTCCGCGCCAGCCTCCCACTGCGCGCATCGGACGCTCCCGCGACCTGA
- the xylB gene encoding xylulokinase, protein MALVAGVDSSTQSCKVVVVDAETGHLRAHASAPHPDATEVDPGEWWRALQDAASACGVWDEVQAVSVAAQQHGMVALDDSGEVVRPALLWNDTRSAEQADAMVAELGSEYWAKATGSVPLPSFTVTKLAWLRAHEPRHADRVAQVMLPHDWLTWRLLGRPAEAVTDRSDVSGTGYWSPAEERYRDDLLERALGRAARTPRVLQPSDEAGHTTRGAVVGPGAGDNAGAALGLQVVGGDVVVSIGTSGTVFGTSDHPACDPTGMVAGFADASGRFLPLVCTLNATRVLGATASLLGVDHAGLDRLAAAAPPTADGLVLVPYLEGERTPNLPDATASLFGLRRTTMTPGHLTRAAVLGVLCGLADGLDELRAHGVTPRRIVLIGGGARSEALRAAAAEVFSLPVSVPEPAEYVALGAARQAAWVLSGSVDPPVWSAGVSVEYEPRAGWGDEVRAAYREARERGYPSA, encoded by the coding sequence ATGGCCCTGGTCGCCGGCGTCGACTCGTCGACGCAGTCCTGCAAGGTCGTGGTCGTCGACGCGGAGACCGGGCACCTGCGCGCGCACGCCTCCGCCCCGCACCCCGACGCGACCGAGGTCGACCCCGGCGAGTGGTGGCGTGCGCTGCAGGACGCCGCGTCCGCCTGCGGGGTGTGGGACGAGGTCCAGGCGGTGTCGGTCGCGGCGCAGCAGCACGGCATGGTCGCCCTCGACGACTCCGGTGAGGTCGTACGACCGGCGCTGCTGTGGAACGACACCCGCAGCGCCGAGCAGGCCGACGCCATGGTCGCCGAGCTCGGCAGCGAGTACTGGGCGAAGGCCACCGGGAGCGTGCCGCTGCCGTCGTTCACCGTCACCAAGCTCGCGTGGCTGCGCGCGCACGAGCCGCGGCACGCCGACCGAGTCGCGCAGGTGATGCTGCCGCACGACTGGCTCACCTGGCGGCTGCTCGGGCGGCCGGCGGAGGCGGTCACCGACCGCAGCGACGTGTCCGGCACCGGGTACTGGTCGCCGGCCGAGGAGCGCTACCGCGACGACCTGCTCGAACGCGCGCTCGGCCGCGCTGCGCGCACGCCGCGGGTGCTGCAGCCGAGCGACGAGGCGGGCCACACCACGCGTGGCGCCGTCGTCGGGCCAGGCGCGGGCGACAACGCCGGCGCGGCGCTCGGGCTGCAGGTCGTCGGCGGCGACGTCGTCGTCTCCATCGGCACGAGCGGCACGGTCTTCGGCACGTCCGACCACCCGGCGTGCGACCCCACCGGGATGGTCGCGGGCTTCGCCGACGCCAGTGGCCGCTTCCTCCCGCTCGTCTGCACCCTCAACGCCACCCGCGTGCTCGGCGCGACCGCGAGCCTCCTCGGCGTCGACCACGCCGGCCTCGACCGGCTCGCCGCGGCCGCGCCGCCCACCGCCGACGGCCTGGTGCTCGTGCCGTACCTCGAGGGCGAACGGACGCCCAACCTGCCCGACGCCACCGCCTCGCTGTTCGGCCTGCGGCGCACCACGATGACGCCGGGACACCTAACGCGCGCCGCGGTGCTCGGCGTGCTCTGCGGACTCGCGGACGGGCTCGACGAGCTGCGCGCGCACGGTGTCACACCCCGGCGGATCGTGCTGATCGGCGGGGGAGCCCGGTCCGAGGCGCTGCGCGCCGCGGCGGCCGAGGTCTTCTCGCTGCCGGTGAGCGTCCCCGAGCCCGCCGAGTACGTCGCGCTCGGCGCCGCGCGGCAGGCG
- a CDS encoding DUF427 domain-containing protein, whose amino-acid sequence MGDDRTDGVRVETSGKRLRAYLGGQLVFDTPRPALVWEIPYYPTYYVPLADVRAKLEPTGELHESESRGQATICDVVVDGAVAEKAASSYAESGAAAVRGLVRFDWNSLDHWLEEDEPAHVHPRDPYKRVDILNSSRHVVVSIDGVTVADSRQPRMLFETGLPTRYYLPLPDVRMDLLRPSDHHTDCPYKGTASYWHVEVDGTLHENIVWTYPAPTPESQKVIGLACFYDEKVDVEIDGVPQARPESPFS is encoded by the coding sequence ATGGGCGACGATCGCACCGACGGCGTACGGGTCGAGACGAGCGGCAAGCGGCTGCGCGCCTACCTCGGCGGCCAGCTGGTGTTCGACACGCCGCGCCCCGCGCTGGTCTGGGAGATCCCGTACTACCCGACCTACTACGTGCCGCTGGCCGACGTCCGGGCGAAGCTGGAGCCGACGGGCGAGCTGCACGAGTCCGAGAGCCGCGGGCAGGCGACCATCTGCGACGTCGTGGTCGACGGCGCGGTCGCCGAGAAGGCGGCGAGCAGCTACGCGGAGTCCGGCGCGGCGGCGGTCCGTGGCCTTGTCCGGTTCGACTGGAACTCGCTCGACCATTGGCTGGAGGAGGACGAACCCGCCCACGTCCACCCGCGCGACCCGTACAAGCGCGTCGACATCCTGAACAGCTCCCGCCACGTCGTCGTGTCGATCGACGGCGTGACGGTGGCCGACTCACGCCAGCCGAGGATGCTGTTCGAGACCGGCCTCCCGACCCGCTACTACCTGCCGCTGCCGGACGTCCGCATGGACCTCCTCCGCCCGTCCGACCACCACACCGACTGCCCGTACAAGGGCACCGCGAGCTACTGGCACGTCGAGGTCGACGGCACGCTCCACGAGAACATCGTCTGGACCTACCCCGCGCCGACCCCGGAGAGCCAGAAGGTCATCGGCCTGGCGTGCTTCTACGACGAGAAGGTCGACGTCGAGATCGACGGCGTCCCCCAGGCGCGACCGGAGAGCCCGTTCTCCTGA